The following nucleotide sequence is from Terriglobales bacterium.
ACGTTGGCGCGATCCAATTCGGTTTGCACCGCTTTGTTCGCTTCGAATGCCTGGTTGGCTTTTTCCACTTCCTCCATCGAGGCGTACGGGCTCATGTACCACGCCTCCGACGGCCCACTCATCGTCGTCGTTCCCAGGTAGTAATACTTCAAGTTGGCTTTCTTGTAGGCAGCCAGGAACGCCGCCTCGGTTTTCGCGTGCAACGGCCCTTTGCCAGGCTTCACTTCTTCCCGGAACATCTGAATGATCGGGGGTGGGCCACTGGCGCCTTCCGGATCTGTTGCGTTCTGCGCCGCCACCGGCGGGGGCGCCATGATGGCCGCCATCACCAGCAATGCAAACAACTCAATTCCGACTTTTCTCATCCTGTCTCCTCTTTTCTTTTTTTCTGCTTTTTCTGCAAAAATTCAACAGGTGCGCTGTTTGGCCGCGCGCCATGTTCCTACTGTTTTTGTTCGGTTTTGGTTTCTTTCAGGCCCACCGGCTTGGCTGTCTTGGCGGCCGGCGATGCCTTGGTCATTTGCGTCTTCGGATGCCAGAATGACGGGTTCGCCTTCGCTACATCCTCCGGCACGTAGCTCATGCGCGGGCTGAACGAATACAACCGGCTTTCGGCGGACTGCACCGTCTTGCCCACCGCGTCGAAAAACCCACCCTCTTTCAAGGCCGCGCTGTACTCTTTGTTGGGCGGCTCGTCCCAGGCAGCCATGCTTTTTATCGGCGTGAAATAGATGTAAGTGCCCACCGGCATGCCGGAGGTCACTTCATAACCGATCGAGTGATAATCCGGATGCGCTTTCTCGCGCGCGGCGGCAACGATTTTCGCCACTTCGTCCGGCCCTGAGCCCAGCTTGTAACGCACCAGCAGGACGCTGAAGTACTTGTATTCGCCGAGCGGGAAATTCGGCTGATAGCTCAACTCCGGGCGGTAGCGCGCCAGGATGGTGCGCGTTTCCGAAACAAAATCCGTTTCCTTCGTCGAATAACTGGCCATTACCTGGGCCAGTGTCGGATTGTTTTCGTACGATTCGTTGGTCTTCTCCACTTGCGCGAAGCCGTCGAACCCCATCATGAACCAGTCTTCATCCGGCCCGCTGACCGCGCTTATAGTCAGCATGTGGGGAATTTTCGGGTCGGCTTTGATCATGGCCTGGGTCCAGGCAGCCTCATGTTGGCGATGGGCCATCGTCTTACCGGGCTTGCTGTCTTCCCGGATGATTTGCAGCACCTTCGGCGGGCCTCCCATCTTGTCCATGTCGCCCGACATCTGCCCCATCATCGCGATCGGGCAGGCAAGCAGCGCGAACACAGACAGACACTCAAGGACTTTGCGCATATGGCCTCCTCTTCTCCGACTGTTAGTTCAGTGAAATGTTGGCGAGCTGTGTATAAAAGGAAGGGGCCCCACCCGGAAACTGGCTACCTGAGCGTGCCTCAGCCTATCCTTGGGCGGAAGCAGTGTCAATGGTCAGTTATGCGGCGAATTGCCATCGATGCTGGCCGCAGATACGAATTTGGAACCATCCCAAAGTTCGCCGCTTTGCGACGTCGGTCTTGCGCCGCCGCCTTCACCCCTTATAATCAAGTATGGCGACCCTCCGCCAGCAGCTCGCGACCAATGTCTTGCGGGTCACCCGTTTCCGTGACCTGATGAAGCAGGTCCGGGCCTATCGCCCCAATGATGACCTCGAAGTCATCAAGAAGGCGTACGATTTTTCCCTCCGCTATCACACCGGCCAGACGCGCGCCTCCGGCGAGCCCTACCTGGTTCATCCCCTGGAAGTCGCCTGCGTGCTGGCCGAAATCAAGCTCGATACCGTCGCCATTGCCGCCGGCCTGCTGCACGACCTGGTCGAAGACACATCGGTCACCATCCAGGAAATCGAAAAAGAGTTTGGCGACCAGGTGGCGCACATCGTCGAGGGCGTCACCAAGATCAGCAAAATCGATTTCCACACCCGCGAAGAGCGCCAGGCCGAAAACCTGCGCAAGATGATGCTCGCCATGGTGGACGACATACGCGTCGTCCTCATCAAGCTCGCCGACCGCCTGCATAACATGCGCACCCTGCAGCACCTGCCGGAAGAGCGCCGCCTTTCCATCGCCCGCGAGACCCTGGAGATCTATGCCCCCATCGCCCATCGCCTCGGCATGGGCAAGATTCGCGGCGAACTTGAGGACCTGGCATTCCCCTACGTCGATCCCATCGCCTACGAGCAGGTGCGCGAAGCGGTGGAGGCGCGCCGCAAGTCCGGAGAGGAATTTCTCGCCAGCATGACCGGCATCATCCGCGAGAAGCTCAAGGAAGCCGGCATCCAGGCCCGCGTCGAAAGCCGCATCAAGCGCCTCTACTCCATCTACCTCAAGATCCAGCGGCAGCGCATCACCGTCGACCAGATGTACGACCTGCTCGCTGTCCGCATCATCACCGGCTCCGTGCAGGATTGCTACGCCGTGCTGGGCATGATCCACAATCTGTGGCGCCCGGTGCCAGGCCGCATCAAGGACCACATCGCCATGCCACGGCCCAACCTGTACCAGTCGCTGCATACCTCCGTCATCCCCGAAAGCGGCACCCCCTTCGAGGTCCAGATCCGCACCGAGGAGATGCACCACATGGCCGAGGAGGGCATCGCGGCGCACTGGAAATACAAGGACGGCCCCGTTTCCGCGCGCGACGAGCAGCGCCTCGCCTGGCTGCGCCAGGTGGTCGAGTGGCAGCGCGATGTCAGCGATCCCAACGAATTTCTCTCCACCCTCAAAATCGATCTCTACCCGGAAGAGGTCTACACGTTTACCCCCAAGGGCAAAGTCGTGGTGCTGCCGCGCGACGCCACCCCGATTGACTTTGCCTACACCGTGCACACCGAGGTCGGGCACTCCTGCGTCGGCGCCAAGGTGAACGGGCGCATGGTCCCTTTGCGCTACAAGCTGAAAAGCGGCGACATCGTGGAAATTCTTACCCAGCCCGGACACAAGCCCAGCCGCGACTGGCTGGCGCTGGTCAAGTCGAGCCGCTCGCGGCAGAAAATCAAGCATTGGCTCAACGTCCACCAG
It contains:
- a CDS encoding bifunctional (p)ppGpp synthetase/guanosine-3',5'-bis(diphosphate) 3'-pyrophosphohydrolase yields the protein MATLRQQLATNVLRVTRFRDLMKQVRAYRPNDDLEVIKKAYDFSLRYHTGQTRASGEPYLVHPLEVACVLAEIKLDTVAIAAGLLHDLVEDTSVTIQEIEKEFGDQVAHIVEGVTKISKIDFHTREERQAENLRKMMLAMVDDIRVVLIKLADRLHNMRTLQHLPEERRLSIARETLEIYAPIAHRLGMGKIRGELEDLAFPYVDPIAYEQVREAVEARRKSGEEFLASMTGIIREKLKEAGIQARVESRIKRLYSIYLKIQRQRITVDQMYDLLAVRIITGSVQDCYAVLGMIHNLWRPVPGRIKDHIAMPRPNLYQSLHTSVIPESGTPFEVQIRTEEMHHMAEEGIAAHWKYKDGPVSARDEQRLAWLRQVVEWQRDVSDPNEFLSTLKIDLYPEEVYTFTPKGKVVVLPRDATPIDFAYTVHTEVGHSCVGAKVNGRMVPLRYKLKSGDIVEILTQPGHKPSRDWLALVKSSRSRQKIKHWLNVHQRERAIEIGRKLIEKEARKYRVPMKDISDAQYLKVAGDMGLGRADDLMAAIGYGKFAARQVLARLAPASAADPTPETAPEEKPGGLLRRVFGGDGGGAISVKGHDDLLVYRARCCNPIRGEDIVGYVTRGKGVAVHARNCPNVMNLMYESDRRIDVEWARPRKEDGAAGYPVKLTVFCDDRSGMLKQMTALISDENVNIRNIEARTANSQATVDFVIDIEDLKHLERIVAGLRKIDGVHDVQRVQKI